From the genome of Spinacia oleracea cultivar Varoflay chromosome 2, BTI_SOV_V1, whole genome shotgun sequence, one region includes:
- the LOC110777010 gene encoding formin-like protein 13 isoform X5, producing MSILRRLFHRKPPDGLLEISERIYVFDCCFTTHSWGEKSYRGYLAGIVSQLQDQFPDAALLVFNFRKAELVETSISRIMSEYDITVMDYPRHYQGCPILSMELIHHFLRSTESWLALGPHNILLLHCETGGWPLLAFMLAALLLYKKQYTGEQKTLDMVYKQAPRQLLPIFSPLNPIPSQLRYLQYVSRRNVASQWPPLDRPLTLDCIIFRRIPDFNGEGGCCPSFRIYGQDPLNAEDRTPKLLFSTQQKSKAIRLYKQAESELVKIDINCNIQGDVVLECTSLHRDMEHEDMMFRIMFNTAFIRSNILMLNRDEIDTPWDTRDQFPKDFRAEVLLSDMDASASIIAANLSCFEEMEGLPMEAFAKVQELFSNVDWLESRADISQSVIQKVLASHSSPECFGFATVPDAATTGPKKSKEEQKYYNFCNSEDKDDQEFLCQRVSKVCNLGQHSHGLNNFQTLQLGYQPREIAQTEFCSEAKMLSTTPCVPRKKDFRSPDDVKGGIIASRVSETTPSLVPVRAVPLLFSNNASLSFPMQFPQQSHVAESEKDLFQECAYPGPEDASRPSTITQSSLTALGSKVPTFRGGRGPPPVIQPSIDYIHEDSSVMDKCRPEFSSPPETSLRKDCFEILTSSLPSPPRSRVNPSRLESTLKYPSRPEPPPPPPPPPPPLAAATGTAPLHPPTPSLNEKSAIDAEVYLPPLPNVSPQTSVKLAEFGPLSSQPPPYKDSAAKSLHSPPAPPLKEDNGKSGPTPALLLPQKSGSSRSFPAPLSPPPSPPPPPPPPPLQYQQPQVSSSVPCPPPPPVGLNKTSSKMGTNPAPATPLSSVNGKGRSMSRSLGPKSSQTRKLKPLHWLKLNRAVQGSLWAESPKAGETSIAPEIDMSELENLFSASVPNSDQGTTGGKSRRLGAPISDIVQLIDHRRAYNCEIILSKVKVPLKELMASVLSLEDSSLDIDQVENLIKCCPTKEDMELLKGYRGEVGKLGKCEQFFLELMQVPRVEAKLRVFSFKMQFRTQVSELRKSLNIVNSTADQIRSSVKLKRIMQTILSLGNALNQGTARGSAVGFRLDSLLKLTETRARNNKMTLMHYLCKVISEKLPEVLDFSKDFASIEPATKRRCKPLTKDWRRLCRNCPCRRMMVPSQMHFERISRSFSVLLRRRCARWHYFTLVLVETLTL from the exons ATGTCAATTCTCCGCAGactcttccatcgcaagccaccTGATGGACTCCTGGAGATTTCTGAGAGAATCTATG TCTTTGACTGTTGTTTTACTACCCACTCCTGGGGAGAGAAGAGCTATAGAGGTTACCTAGCAGGCATAGTCAGTCAGCTGCAAGACCAATTCCCAGATGCTGCGTTGTTGGTTTTCAATTTCCGCaaggcagagctagtggagacCTCAATTTCAAGGATTATGTCTGAATATGATATCACCGTTATGGATTATCCAAGGCATTATCAGGGTTGCCCTATCCTTTCAATGGAGCTGATCCACCACTTTCTGCGTTCAACTGAAAGTTGGCTTGCACTCGGCCCACACAATATACTGTTATTGCATTGTGAAACAGGTGGTTGGCCCCTCCTGGCTTTTATGCTTGCTGCACTTTTGCTTTATAAGAAACAATACACTGGGGAGCAGAAAACCCTGGATATGGTCTACAAGCAAGCTCCTCGTCAGCTTTTGCCAATATTCTCACCTTTAAATCCCATCCCATCGCAGCTTCGCTACCTACAATATGTTTCTAGGAGAAATGTTGCTTCGCAGTGGCCTCCCTTGGACAGGCCGTTGACTCTGGATTGTATAATTTTCAGACGTATTCCTGATTTCAATGGAGAGGGGGGTTGTTGTCCTTCATTTCGGATTTATGGACAGGATCCTCTTAATGCAGAGGATCGAACTCCAAAATTACTCTTCTCAACTCAACAAAAGAGCAAAGCTATCCGTTTATATAAGCAG GCTGAATCTGAGCTTGTTAAAATTGATATCAACTGTAATATCCAAGGTGACGTTGTTCTTGAGTGTACAAGCCTCCATAGGGATATGGAGCATGAAGACATGATGTTCCGTATCATGTTCAACACGGCTTTTATAAGGTCCAATATTTTAATGCTTAATCGAGATGAAATTGATACACCGTGGGACACTAGGGATCAGTTTCCAAAGGACTTTAGAGCAGAG GTTCTACTTTCAGACATGGATGCTTCTGCTTCTATTATTGCTGCAAATCTGTCGTGCTTTGAGGAAATGGAGGGTCTTCCAATGGAAGCATTTGCTAAAGTTCAGGAGCTTTTTAGTAATGTGGATTGGCTAGAATCAAGAGCTGATATCTCTCAAAGTGTGATACAAAAAGTTTTGGCATCACACAGTTCCCCTGAATGCTTTGGCTTTGCTACTGTTCCAGATGCTGCGACTACTGGCCCTAAGAAGTCAAAGGAAGAGCAGAAATATTACAATTTTTGTAATTCTGAGGACAAGGATGATCAGgaatttctttgtcaaagagTATCGAAGGTTTGCAATCTAGGCCAGCATAGTCATGGCTTGAACAATTTTCAGACTCTGCAGCTTGGATATCAGCCTAGGGAAATTGCTCAAACTGAGTTCTGTTCAGAAGCAAAGATGCTTTCAACCACTCCATGTGTTCCccggaaaaaagattttaggagTCCCGATGATGTAAAAGGTGGTATAATAGCATCAAGAGTTTCAGAGACAACCCCTTCTCTGGTGCCTGTACGGGCAGTACCCCTTCTTTTTTCAAATAATGCTTCACTCTCTTTTCCTATGCAATTTCCTCAGCAATCTCATGTAGCAGAGTCAGAAAAGGACTTGTTTCAGGAATGTGCCTATCCAGGCCCTGAAGATGCATCAAGACCATCAACAATTACTCAGTCATCTCTGACTGCTTTAGGAAGCAAGGTCCCAACATTCAGAGGTGGCAGGGGGCCACCTCCAGTTATACAACCATCTATCGATTATATACATGAGGATTCTAGTGTTATGGACAAATGTCGACCTGAATTCTCATCTCCCCCAGAAACTTCTTTAAGAAAGGATTGTTTCGAAATATTAACTTCATCACTTCCATCCCCTCCAAGATCACGTGTCAATCCTTCAAGACTAGAATCAACCCTTAAATATCCTTCTAGGCCagaacctcctcctcctcctcctcctcctcctcctcctcttgcTGCTGCTACTGGTACTGCTCCACTACATCCTCCAACACCTTCTCTAAATGAAAAATCAGCTATTGATGCTGAGGTTTATTTACCACCTCTACCAAATGTATCTCCCCAGACTTCAGTTAAGTTGGCAGAATTTGGACCTCTTTCATCCCAGCCCCCACCATATAAAGACAGTGCAGCCAAGTCTCTCCATTCCCCTCCTGCACCTCCTTTAAAAGAGGATAATGGAAAATCTGGACCTACCCCAGCCCTACTTCTGCCTCAGAAGTCGGGTTCTTCAAGGTCATTTCCAGCACCACTGTCGCCTCCACCTtcacctccacctccacctccacctccacctcttCAATATCAGCAACCACAGGTTTCCTCGTCTGTTCCTTGTCCTCCTCCTCCCCCTGTTGGTTTAAACAAAACTTCATCGAAGATGGGTACTAATCCAGCTCCAGCAACGCCTTTAAGTTCTGTTAACGGGAAGGGACGAAGTATGTCACGTTCCTTAGGACCAAAAAGCTCCCAAACCAGAAAATTAAAGCCATTGCATTGGTTGAAGCTGAATAGAGCAGTACAAGGAAGTCTTTGGGCGGAATCTCCAAAGGCTGGAGAAACCTCAAT TGCTCCGGAGATTGACATGTCAGAACTGGAGAATCTCTTCTCTGCTTCAGTACCAAATTCAGATCAAGGAACTACTGGTGGAAAGTCTAGGCGTCTTGGAGCTCCAATTTCTGATATAGTGCAACTG ATTGATCATCGGAGAGCTTATAATTGTGAGATTATACTCTCAAAAGTAAAAGTTCCATTAAAAGAACTGATG GCTTCAGTCCTTTCTCTAGAAGATTCTTCTTTGGATATTGATCAAGTTGAGAACCTCATAAAGTGTTGCCCGACAAAAGAGGATATGGAGTTACTTAAA GGATACAGAGGAGAGGTTGGTAAGCTTGGGAAGTGTGAACAG TTCTTTTTAGAATTAATGCAAGTGCCAAGAGTTGAGGCTAAGCTACGAGTTTTCTCGTTTAAGATGCAGTTCCGTACTCAG GTTTCTGAACTTAGAAAGAGCCTCAACATCGTGAATTCTACTGCAGATCAG ATCAGAAGTTCGGTGAAACTCAAACGAATTATGCAGACAATTCTATCCTTGGGTAATGCGTTGAACCAGGGTACAGCTAGGG GCTCTGCTGTTGGTTTTCGGCTTGATAGCCTGCTGAAGCTCACCGAAACTCGTGCACGTAATAACAAGATGACTCTAATGCACTATCTTTGCAAG GTAATCTCTGAGAAACTTCCGGAGGTCCTAGATTTCTCCAAGGATTTTGCTAGCATTGAACCAGCTACGAAG AGGAGATGCAAGCCGTTAACAAAGGACTGGAGAAGGTTGTGCAGGAATTGTCCATGTCGGAGAATGATGGTCCCATCTCAGATGCATTTCGAAAG AATCTCAAGGAGTTTCTCTGTTTTGCTGAGGCGGAGGTGCGCTCGTTGGCATTACTTTACTCTGGTGTT GGTAGAAACATTGACGCTTTAA